A part of Doryrhamphus excisus isolate RoL2022-K1 chromosome 8, RoL_Dexc_1.0, whole genome shotgun sequence genomic DNA contains:
- the prdm10 gene encoding PR domain zinc finger protein 10, which produces MEAKPEPSAAWSQSANTESAETTQVHFESGTVAQIVYSGDSGGQAEGGQQQVVYTADGSSYTSVESAEHTLVYIHPADGTQAVFADQPQVAYIQQDGTTQQVAVLLPSGQNMNAASLHVLSNVAEAPQAALEPVSQEHLSVSNSLTEMADPPSSPLGAMDTTDDTDEDDEEDSEMDDWEPRQPFNPHNLWCEECNNANPSECLDHGPLHPVPNRPVMSRARASLPLVLYIDRFLGGVFCKRRIPKRTQFGPVEGPLVPESELQDNYIHLKLSVLDAEKDGEKSEDTWLDLSDEDSCNWMMFVRPAENHLEQNLVAYQYGAEIFYTSIKNIEPKQELKVWYAASYAEFVNQKIHSVTEEERKVLREQEKNWPCYECSRRFVSSEQLQQHLNLHDNMIHSVSRSRGRGRGRGRRRFGTGRRPGRPPKFIRLDAPVEDDADKATEMLELAEAQPLEEPAEAAQNGVEVIVSEPDTEVENQMMLDSGEPAQPSVVDTTVPVKEDPAQSQSDQSDAQLSSQDMRRAKRIRNAALQHHFIRKSFRPFKCKHCDKAFRDKDKLDQHLRVHGRDTFVFPCHLCSKTFMTDTALDDHLLVHTASRAYSCLLCTETFDRLDSLRDHIEVHGVDGTFTCPSCKKTFADFIQVKKHIRCFHSAKIFQCPSCEKAFCRPDKLRLHMLRHSDRRDFLCSTCGKQFKRKDKLREHMQRMHNPEREAKKAERILRSKNLKLKAPTTDFESFMFKCRLCMMGFRRRGMLVNHLSKRHPEMRVDDVPELTLPIIKPNRDYFCQYCDKVYKSASKRKSHILKNHPGAELPPSIRKLRPAAPGEPDPMLTTHTQLAGTIAYAPVCCPHCAKQYSSKTKMVQHIRKKHPEFAQLVNTIQAPLATAVISSTPAVISADGTAAEAVVTTDLLTQAMTELSQTLTTDYRTAQGDYQRIQYIPVSQAGGSLSQPQHIQLQVVQVAPASSPHSQQPGVDVGPLHDPHGYSQHSIQVQHIQVTEPSASGPGVTQVTTQPLSPNSQQTNQDLSPAQLTPVTLAQSHSLQSSSSSSSSSNGSNSTTQQQQQGAVQHAYIPGNWNYRSYPSEIQMMALPHAQYVIAEAATPVSGANSNQVKTTHYVISEGQTELDAKPPGPPISGQNHGEHLEQPSSQQATTQYIITTTTNGSGASEVHITKP; this is translated from the exons GCCGTGTTTGCAGACCAGCCTCAAGTGGCGTACATTCAGCAGGACGGCACCACTCAGCAG GTGGCGGTTTTGCTGCCAAGCGGGCAAAACATGAACGCCGCCAGCTTACACGTGCTCAGTAACGTGGCAGAGGCTCCACAGGCTGCACTGGAGCCAGTGTCCCAG GAGCACCTGTCCGTATCCAACTCACTCACCGAGATGGCGGACCCCCCATCCAGCCCACTGGGGGCCATGGACACCACGGATGACACGGATGAAGATGACGAGGAAGACTCTGAGATGGATGACTGGGAGCCTCGTCAGCCGTTCAACCCTCACAACCTCT GGTGCGAGGAGTGTAACAACGCCAACCCCTCTGAGTGTTTGGACCACGGTCCCCTGCACCCCGTCCCCAACAGGCCGGTGATGTCTCGGGCCCGGGCCAGCCTGCCCTTAGTCCTCTACATCGATCGTTTCCTGGGCGGGGTCTTCTGCAAGAGACGTATCCCCAAGCGCACGCAGTTTGGCCCCGTGGAGGGACCCCTGGTTCCTGAGAGCGAGCTGCAGGACAACTACATTCATCTGAAA CTTAGCGTGCTGGATGCGGAGAAAGACGGAGAGAAATCCGAGGACACTTGGCTGGACCTTTCCGACGAGGACAGCTGCAACTGGATGATGTTTGTCAGGCCCGCTGAGAACCACCTGGAGCAGAACCTGGTGGCGTATCAGTACGGCGCCGAGATCTTCTACACCTCCATCAAGAACATCGAACCCAAGCAAGAACTGAAG GTGTGGTACGCAGCATCGTATGCGGAGTTCGTCAACCAGAAGATCCACAGTGTTACGGAGGAAGAGAGGAAAG TTCTGCGGGAGCAGGAGAAGAACTGGCCATGTTACGAGTGCAGCCGACGCTTTGTGAGCTCCGAACAACTTCAGCAGCATCTCAACCTGCATGACAACATGATCCACTCTGTTAGCAG GTCCCGAGGTCGCGGCCGAGGGAGAGGCAGGAGGCGATTCGGGACAGGAAGGAGACCCGGACGTCCGCCGAAATTCATACGTTTGGATGCTCCGGTAGAAGATGATGCAGACAAGGCGACG GAGATGCTGGAGCTGGCGGAGGCACAGCCGCTGGAGGAGCCTGCGGAGGCAGCTCAAAACGGCGTGGAGGTGATTGTGTCGGAGCCCGACACCGAGGTGGAGAACCAAATGATGTTGGACTCCGGTGAGCCTGCCCAGCCCTCCGTTGTGGACACGACTGTCCCGGTGAAGGAGGACCCTGCACAAAGCCAATCGGACCAATCGGACGCTCAGCTCTCGTCTCAGGACATGCGGCGTGCGAAGAGGATACGG AACGCGGCGTTGCAGCATCATTTCATCCGGAAGAGTTTCCGTCCCTTCAAGTGCAAACACTGCGACAAGGCCTTCCGTGACAAGGACAAGCTGGACCAGCACCTGCGGGTCCACGGCCGCGACACCTTCGTCTTCCCCTGCCACCTGTGCAGCAAGACCTTCATGACCGACACGGCCCTTGACGACCACCTGCTTGTGCACACGGCTAGCCGCGCGTACTCGTGTCTCTTGTGCACCGAGACCTTCGACAGGCTGGACTCGCTCAGAGATCACATCGAGGTGCACGGCGTGGACGGGACCTTCACCTGCCCGTCCTGCAAGAAGACCTTTGCAGACTTCATCCAG GTGAAGAAGCACATCCGCTGTTTCCATTCAGCAAAGATCTTCCAGTGTCCAAGCTGTGAAAAAGCCTTCTGTCGGCCGGACAAACTGCGGCTACACATGCTGCGCCACTCGGACCGCAGGGACTTCCTCTGCTCAACATGTGGCAAGCAGTTCAAG AGGAAAGATAAGCTGCGGGAGCACATGCAGCGTATGCACAATCCCGAACGGGAGGCCAAGAAAGCCGAACGCATCCTCCGCTCCAAAAACCTGAAATTGAAGGCCCCCACCACCGACTTTGAGAGCTTTATGTTCAAATGCAGGCTGTGCATGATGGGATTCCGACGCCGGGGAATGCTG GTCAACCATTTGTCCAAGCGTCATCCTGAGATGCGTGTGGACGACGTCCCCGAGCTGACGCTGCCCATCATCAAGCCCAACAGGGACTACTTCTGCCAATATTGTGACAAG GTATATAAGAGCGCCAGCAAGAGGAAGTCGCACATACTGAAGAACCACCCGGGCGCAGAGTTGCCGCCCAGCATCCGCAAGCTGCGTCCGGCGGCTCCCGGGGAGCCCGACCCCATGCTGACCACGCACACGCAGCTGGCCGGCACCATCGCCTACGCACCCGTCTGCTGCCCGCACTGCGCCAAACAGTACAGCAGCAAG ACTAAGATGGTGCAGCACATCAGGAAGAAGCACCCAGAGTTCGCTCAGCTCGTCAACACCATCCAGGCTCCTCTGGCGACGGCCGTCATCAGCAGCACTCCCGCCGTCATCAGTGCAGACGGCACGGCCGCCGAAGCAGTGGTG ACCACCGACTTGTTGACGCAGGCCATGACTGAGCTCTCCCAGACGCTCACCACAGACTACAGAACGGCGCAGGGAGACTACCAGAGGATCCAGTACATCCCCGTGTCCCAGGCAGGAGGCAGCCTGTCCCAGCCGCAGCACATTCAGCTGCAGGTGGTCCAGGTGGCGCCG GCTTCCTCCCCTCATTCCCAGCAGCCGGGTGTGGATGTTGGCCCGTTGCATGACCCGCATGGCTACAGCCAGCACTCCATCCAGGTCCAGCACATCCAAGTCACAGAGCCCTCAGCATCTGGACCAGGTGTCACCCAG GTCACCACCCAGCCTTTGAGCCCCAACTCCCAACAGACCAATCAGGATCTGAGCCCTGCCCAGCTGACCCCCGTGACCCTGGCTCAGAGCCACAGCCTCcagagcagcagcagtagcagcagcagcagcaacggcAGCAACAGTAccacccagcagcagcagcagggggcGGTGCAGCATGCCTACATACCTGGCAACTGGAACTACAGAAGCTACC CTTCGGAGATCCAAATGATGGCTCTGCCTCACGCGCAGTACGTCATCGCCGAGGCCGCCACACCGGTGAGCGGAGCCAACAGCAACCAGGTGAAAACG ACGCATTACGTGATCTCTGAAGGTCAGACCGAGCTGGACGCAAAGCCGCCTGGTCCTCCGATCTCGGGTCAGAATCACGGCGAACATCTGGAGCAGCCGAGCAGCCAGCAAGCCACCACGCAGtacatcatcaccaccaccaccaacggCAGCGGCGCCAGCGAGGTCCACATCACCAAACCATGA
- the si:ch211-151h10.2 gene encoding uncharacterized protein si:ch211-151h10.2, whose amino-acid sequence MPRLMLGRPEGHGVPGPGVRAALDRALRRRWGEGGAAAEMITCEREPIPADFAQEAAYTLDDSDLQKAPHSPPSQRRSRLLPFSSCKKAWCTFLPAAVVWSVCHLEAALSLVDVCWSLSLLCSLWAALGGCVYLLMCYLRSSYPPGGTAPRLQEEVVTKSEVLFERSRSPDKHIALGLILADSLLLSVLQEPSPDPSGPNMLDLLSRLEAVSNTLDPADLVLDVPTQSQVLTDKVTLIRTYLQQRTTSLRTLVQVQADFEAGVKELQEEVELRWAQLEDLHTGVTLTKEGGQDHRDLASTLKDAETLFAVLSRHRSQLDDCQELLKDSTHLLQELTWSHSRALPCLGSNSRTSESLWPEVLLQSNMEQFDKGQERFLSLEQQTSTFQAHLEGLVADRASSSPSLDLNSGLSSNVSSDHWESTTTADSDSEVDADSDTDAQPSLCERSAFKVTSTIGHLRKSSRKKK is encoded by the exons ATGCCTCGGTTGATGCTCGGCAGGCCCGAAGGTCACGGGGTCCCGGGTCCCGGTGTGAGAGCCGCTCTGGACCGGGCCCTCCGGCGGCGGTGGGGGGAGGGAGGTGCTGCTGCTGAGAT GATCACATGTGAGcgagagcctatcccagctgattttgcacaagaaGCGGCGTACACGCTGGACGA CTCAGACCTTCAGAAGGCACCACATTCACCTCCCTCACAGAGGAGGAGTAGGCTCCTCCCTTTCTCCTCCTGTAAAAAAGCATGGTGCACCTTCCTCCCAGCGGCGGTGGTGTGGTCAGTGTGCCACCTGGAGGCGGCGCTGTCTTTGGTGGACGTTTGCTGGAGTCTGTCCCTGCTGTGCTCGCTGTGGGCCGCCCTGGGGGGCTGCGTCTACTTGCTGATGTGCTACCTGAGGTCTTCATACCCACCGGGGGGCACCGCTCCCAGATTACAAGAGGAGGTCGTCACCAAAAGCGAGGTGTTGTTTGAACG GTCAAGAAGTCCAGACAAACACATAGCCTTGGGCCTCATCCTGGCTGACAGCCTGCTCCTGAGCGTGCTCCAGGAACCCTCGCCGGATCCCAGTGGACCCAATATGTTGGATCTCCTCTCCAGGCTGGAa GCTGTATCAAACACCCTGGACCCTGCAGACCTGGTCTTAGACGTCCCGACCCAAAGTCAAGTACTGACTGACAAAGTGACACTCATCCGCACTTACCTGCAGCAAAG GACCACCTCCCTAAGGACGCTGGTCCAAGTCCAGGCTGATTTTGAGGCTGGTGTGAAGGAGCTGCAGGAAGAGGTGGAGCTCCGCTGGGCCCAGCTGGAGGATTTGCACACAGGGGTCACGCTCACTAAAGAGGGAGGGCAAGACCACAGGGACCTGGCGTCGACCCTCAAGGACGCAGAG ACCTTATTTGCAGTCCTGAGCCGCCACAGGAGCCAACTTGATGACTGCCAGGAGCTCCTGAAAGACAGCACACATCTCCTCCAG GAGCTGACATGGAGTCACAGCCGTGCTCTGCCCTGTCTTGGCAGCAACAGCAGAACCAGTGAGTCGTTGTGGCCAGAAGTGCTGCTCCAGTCCAACATGGAGCAG TTTGACAAGGGCCAGGAGCGCTTCCTGTCCCTGGAGCAGCAGACCTCCACCTTCCAGGCCCACCTGGAGGGGCTCGTCGCTGACAGGGCCTCCTCCAGCCCTTCCCTGGACCTCAACAGCGGACTCTCCAGCAATGTTTCTTCTGACCACTGGGAGTCCACCACCACGGCCGACTCGGACAGTGAGGTGGACGCCGACTCAGACACAGACGCTCAACCGTCTCTGTGTGAGAGGTCAGCGTTCAAGGTCACCTCCACTATAGGACACTTACGGAAATCTTCCCGAAAGaagaagtga